A stretch of Aristophania vespae DNA encodes these proteins:
- the cyoD gene encoding cytochrome o ubiquinol oxidase subunit IV — MSHSHNVTHEGESHGSYGSYITGFILAVILTVAAFAVVVTKAFDFWTTLVVVSALAVVQIVVHVVFFLHMNTSSKQRWNLMTFILTVLSVLIIVAGTLFVMWNTQMHMMSR, encoded by the coding sequence ATGAGCCATTCGCACAATGTAACTCACGAAGGTGAGAGCCACGGTTCTTACGGTTCCTACATCACAGGCTTCATCCTTGCGGTGATTTTGACAGTAGCGGCTTTCGCTGTTGTCGTAACCAAAGCCTTTGACTTTTGGACAACATTAGTTGTTGTGAGTGCTCTGGCTGTAGTTCAGATTGTTGTTCATGTGGTGTTTTTCCTTCACATGAACACAAGCTCTAAACAGCGTTGGAACTTAATGACGTTTATTCTCACAGTTTTGTCTGTGTTAATTATCGTTGCTGGTACGCTGTTTGTTATGTGGAATACACAAATGCACATGATGTCTCGCTAA
- the fdxA gene encoding ferredoxin FdxA: MTYVVTENCIRCKYMDCVEVCPVDCFYAGENFLVISPDECIDCGVCEPECPAEAIFPDSDERSGPWMETNAKFAKVWPNLSQKGTAPADAEEWNGKSDKAQYLSEAPHQD, from the coding sequence ATGACCTATGTGGTCACAGAAAACTGCATTCGCTGCAAATACATGGATTGCGTAGAAGTATGTCCGGTAGACTGCTTTTATGCTGGTGAAAATTTTCTTGTTATCAGCCCTGATGAATGTATTGATTGTGGCGTGTGTGAACCTGAATGTCCGGCAGAGGCTATTTTCCCTGATAGCGATGAGAGATCAGGCCCCTGGATGGAAACTAACGCTAAATTTGCAAAAGTTTGGCCAAATCTTAGCCAAAAGGGCACTGCACCGGCAGATGCAGAAGAATGGAATGGCAAGTCAGATAAGGCGCAATATCTTTCAGAAGCCCCACATCAGGACTAA
- a CDS encoding RNA-binding S4 domain-containing protein has translation MDAQRLDLWFFYARLAKSRNLCSNFIEKGTVRLNGQRILKAHSKVRVGDILTFPLPSAPMTIKVWQVLKLGNRRGPAPEAMQLYLDIKE, from the coding sequence ATGGATGCACAACGACTTGATTTATGGTTTTTTTATGCTCGCCTTGCCAAAAGCCGAAATCTTTGTTCAAATTTCATAGAAAAAGGAACTGTAAGGCTAAATGGACAACGCATTTTGAAAGCGCACAGCAAAGTTAGGGTGGGAGATATTCTCACTTTTCCTTTGCCCTCTGCTCCTATGACTATTAAAGTATGGCAAGTTCTAAAACTTGGTAATCGTCGAGGGCCTGCACCCGAAGCAATGCAATTATATCTCGATATAAAAGAATGA
- a CDS encoding helicase-related protein, whose product MMRQKRGGCAVIMGRLSPRTRNAQIELYQKGEVDYLVSTDAIGMGLNMDVDHVALASLRKFDGFNYRHLSAQEIAQIVGRAGRGMKDGTFGTLEGSCPQLPSDMVKIIENHDFTPLKQIYWRETDLDFSTPFTLLHSLQTKPPRSELVKGRASSDLDVLETLISSHDIIKKIRHSRLTRLLWEICQIPDFKKIGDGSHAQLCAKLFQYILEEGKIPASWIEGQLRGLNQSEGGIDTLMQRLLGVRICSYIASHPHWLRKNHYWQDRSHDVENKLSDALHERLTARFVNKRAAMLMKRNFTNNKTDFLYEITDQNRIIVEGHEIAYIKGFSIELDPLTSKAEKPILLKTARRALLQEIPRQIRRFLDEDESSITIEKDNIITWNGSAIARLTRGDTYFSPELVLLDGEFQDTNQRKAVLEHLNFLITKQIKLIFRSLFVAKEKLDAEPKFRGLIHRLYEDGGITPLLLSDTSFTKKDRKYLFHLGIEVGQRYIFCPFLFKQDAYQILTQLHNLWNSTRSDEMIAPPGTVALGSKIFLINKLENVFKLLSKTLRHKHYAPAPSNLGSLMGVKQKDLSHMLKILGIAHKKPCALSPTLYGPAMPLMLISQEVKARRKKYSRKKQNPKILKSDSPFAILHTLKH is encoded by the coding sequence ATGATGCGTCAAAAAAGAGGCGGTTGCGCCGTTATTATGGGAAGGCTAAGCCCCCGCACGCGTAATGCCCAAATTGAGCTTTATCAGAAAGGTGAAGTTGATTATCTGGTTTCAACAGATGCGATTGGTATGGGTCTTAACATGGATGTTGACCATGTCGCCCTTGCCTCTCTAAGAAAATTTGACGGCTTTAATTATCGTCATCTTTCAGCACAGGAAATTGCTCAAATTGTCGGTCGGGCTGGGCGCGGTATGAAGGATGGGACTTTCGGGACTCTGGAAGGAAGCTGCCCTCAGTTACCTTCCGACATGGTCAAAATAATTGAAAATCATGACTTCACTCCCTTAAAACAAATTTACTGGCGCGAAACAGATTTGGATTTCAGCACGCCTTTTACTTTATTGCATAGTTTACAGACTAAACCGCCCCGCTCTGAGCTTGTAAAAGGTCGTGCCTCATCTGATTTAGATGTTCTTGAAACACTTATTTCCTCTCATGACATTATCAAAAAAATACGTCATTCGCGCCTAACGCGCCTTTTATGGGAAATATGTCAAATCCCCGATTTTAAAAAAATTGGTGATGGCAGCCACGCACAACTTTGTGCAAAGCTTTTCCAGTATATATTAGAAGAAGGAAAAATACCTGCTTCCTGGATTGAAGGGCAATTACGAGGCCTTAATCAAAGCGAAGGTGGCATAGATACTCTTATGCAGCGCCTTTTAGGTGTGCGAATTTGCTCATATATCGCCTCTCATCCCCATTGGTTACGTAAAAACCATTATTGGCAAGACCGTAGTCACGACGTTGAAAATAAACTTTCTGATGCTTTACATGAGCGCCTTACGGCGCGCTTTGTTAATAAGCGCGCTGCCATGCTTATGAAGCGCAATTTCACAAATAACAAAACAGATTTTCTATATGAAATTACTGATCAAAATCGCATTATCGTTGAAGGACATGAAATTGCCTATATTAAAGGCTTTTCCATTGAATTGGATCCTCTAACATCTAAAGCAGAAAAACCAATATTATTAAAAACAGCCAGACGCGCCTTATTACAAGAAATACCTCGGCAAATACGGCGCTTTTTAGATGAAGACGAATCATCAATTACTATCGAAAAAGACAATATTATTACATGGAACGGATCTGCTATTGCGCGATTAACACGTGGAGATACGTATTTTTCGCCCGAATTAGTACTTTTAGATGGTGAATTTCAGGATACGAACCAACGCAAAGCCGTTTTAGAGCATTTAAACTTTCTTATTACGAAACAAATCAAGTTAATATTTCGTTCTTTGTTCGTAGCTAAAGAGAAACTTGACGCTGAACCTAAATTTAGAGGGCTTATACATCGTCTTTATGAAGATGGCGGCATTACACCCTTACTTTTAAGTGATACGTCATTCACGAAAAAAGACAGAAAATATTTGTTCCATTTAGGTATAGAAGTGGGACAAAGATATATTTTTTGCCCCTTTCTTTTCAAACAAGACGCTTACCAAATACTGACACAGCTTCATAATTTGTGGAATTCAACCCGCAGTGATGAAATGATCGCACCTCCTGGCACCGTAGCTTTAGGAAGCAAAATATTTTTGATTAACAAACTCGAAAATGTTTTTAAGCTTTTGTCTAAAACGTTGAGACATAAACATTATGCTCCAGCACCCTCTAATCTTGGTTCACTTATGGGTGTAAAGCAAAAAGATCTATCACATATGCTTAAAATATTAGGAATTGCTCATAAAAAACCATGTGCTCTTTCTCCAACCTTATACGGGCCGGCTATGCCTTTAATGCTAATATCTCAAGAGGTAAAAGCTAGAAGAAAAAAATATTCTCGTAAAAAACAAAACCCCAAAATCCTGAAAAGTGATTCACCTTTTGCTATACTACATACACTTAAGCATTAA
- a CDS encoding DEAD/DEAH box helicase family protein, giving the protein MHDTSFLSKPASLVHAILGPTNTGKTHYALTRMVAYESGIIGFPLRLLARENYERLVKIKGEDKVGLITGEEKIIPPKAQWFSCTVESMPVDRKVDFIAIDEIQLAGDPDRGHIFTDRLINARGKAETLFLGADTIRALLRKLIPNITIETRPRLSQLHFIGPLSLTRLPHARLLSLFPQQKFTLLLK; this is encoded by the coding sequence ATGCACGATACGTCTTTCTTATCAAAACCAGCTAGTCTCGTACACGCTATATTGGGACCAACCAATACTGGTAAGACTCATTATGCTTTAACCAGAATGGTTGCTTATGAAAGTGGTATTATTGGTTTTCCTTTAAGACTGTTAGCACGCGAAAACTATGAACGACTTGTCAAAATAAAAGGCGAAGATAAAGTCGGGCTCATAACAGGTGAAGAAAAAATTATCCCACCTAAAGCACAGTGGTTTTCATGCACTGTTGAATCCATGCCTGTGGACCGAAAAGTAGATTTTATAGCAATAGATGAGATTCAACTTGCAGGTGATCCTGACCGTGGCCATATTTTTACCGACCGCCTTATAAATGCACGGGGTAAGGCAGAAACACTCTTTTTAGGTGCAGACACCATACGCGCTTTATTGCGTAAATTAATTCCCAATATCACAATAGAAACCCGCCCACGCCTTTCTCAACTTCATTTTATTGGCCCTCTTTCTTTAACACGCCTCCCCCACGCACGGCTCTTGTCGCTTTTTCCGCAGCAGAAGTTTACTCTCTTGCTGAAATGA
- a CDS encoding leucyl aminopeptidase family protein, whose translation MIINRSIPLIEETNAKESRPLYFVKKGDNDRLRELSGDHWPYLKAQRAEIKQKEFFLLPSNEGISGAIFCYDNEKNPDAYGCLAQKLPEGAWFPHAQDETILEALFLGFCLEAYRFSLSHRSSHDAMDQKKPAGCQLIVPSFFARDKLKNLKSLVQTIWLGRDLINMPANLLGPQELAQKAAKELRKRGAEVDIIQGEALEKNYPCLAAVGAGSDRKAVVLSAKWKARDNAPLIALAGKGVCFDTGGYDLKPSASMLKMKKDMGGAALMLGLACALIDTHQDVAIELRIGCVENSVSGRAMRPGDVLKTRQGLTVEIGNTDAEGRLVLCDLITELGELKPDVIVDAATLTGAARVALGPDLPALFCNNEILANQIIIIGGEIFDPLWRLPLWPGYESWLKSKVADCNNISMRPMAGAITASLYLQKFVPNNQKWVHIDSYAWNDDDRPGHPQGGEMMAMRTLFSLFSGNFTVES comes from the coding sequence ATGATTATTAATAGATCTATCCCTCTTATTGAGGAAACAAACGCAAAAGAGTCACGCCCTCTCTATTTTGTCAAAAAAGGTGATAACGATAGATTAAGAGAGCTAAGTGGGGATCACTGGCCTTACCTTAAAGCGCAGCGTGCTGAAATCAAACAAAAAGAGTTTTTCCTGCTTCCCTCAAATGAGGGAATATCAGGTGCTATTTTTTGCTATGATAACGAAAAAAATCCTGATGCCTATGGTTGCTTAGCGCAAAAATTACCTGAGGGTGCATGGTTTCCTCACGCACAGGATGAAACAATTCTTGAAGCTCTCTTTTTAGGATTTTGCCTGGAAGCCTATCGTTTTTCTTTATCTCATAGATCATCGCATGATGCTATGGATCAAAAAAAACCAGCTGGGTGTCAGCTTATTGTTCCTTCATTTTTTGCAAGAGACAAACTTAAAAATCTCAAAAGCCTGGTTCAGACAATCTGGCTAGGGCGTGATCTTATTAATATGCCTGCTAATCTTCTAGGGCCGCAGGAACTAGCCCAAAAAGCGGCAAAAGAATTACGAAAACGAGGTGCCGAAGTTGATATTATTCAGGGCGAAGCCTTAGAAAAAAATTACCCATGTTTGGCAGCTGTTGGGGCTGGGTCAGACAGGAAAGCAGTCGTGTTATCTGCAAAATGGAAAGCAAGGGATAATGCACCCCTTATTGCTCTGGCTGGAAAAGGGGTTTGTTTCGATACAGGCGGGTATGATCTTAAACCTAGTGCCTCCATGCTTAAAATGAAAAAAGACATGGGGGGAGCAGCCTTAATGTTGGGGCTTGCCTGTGCACTTATTGATACCCATCAGGATGTTGCAATTGAACTGCGTATAGGGTGCGTAGAAAATAGTGTTTCTGGTCGTGCTATGCGCCCTGGAGATGTTTTAAAAACGCGGCAAGGCCTGACTGTTGAAATTGGCAATACAGATGCTGAAGGCCGATTAGTGCTGTGCGATCTCATTACTGAGTTGGGGGAGTTAAAGCCTGATGTCATTGTGGATGCTGCAACCCTCACTGGTGCTGCCAGAGTGGCTCTGGGCCCCGATTTGCCAGCATTATTTTGTAATAACGAGATCTTGGCCAATCAAATCATAATTATTGGAGGAGAAATATTTGATCCATTATGGCGTCTGCCTCTTTGGCCTGGCTATGAATCTTGGCTGAAAAGTAAAGTTGCAGATTGTAACAATATTTCCATGCGTCCTATGGCTGGTGCCATTACGGCATCGTTATATTTGCAAAAATTTGTCCCAAATAATCAAAAATGGGTTCATATTGACAGTTATGCATGGAATGATGATGACAGACCTGGCCACCCTCAGGGGGGAGAGATGATGGCGATGAGGACGTTATTTTCGCTATTTTCAGGTAATTTTACAGTAGAGTCATAA
- a CDS encoding MarR family transcriptional regulator, translating into MNRNKKTNQSLILLRDTIVESVRREGPDLSARQLAVFLTCYLKEGAHTVRGLAQLLNVSKPAITRALDRLGELDLARRKTDPLDRRSVLVQRTLKGAAYLRELGHIMNEAAEGKLSFEEEKTVKLQNVTAFRSLKVG; encoded by the coding sequence ATGAATCGTAACAAGAAAACTAACCAGTCGCTTATTTTATTGCGTGATACAATCGTTGAAAGTGTAAGACGTGAAGGCCCTGATCTTTCAGCACGGCAGCTAGCTGTGTTTTTGACTTGTTATTTAAAAGAGGGGGCTCACACTGTACGCGGTTTGGCGCAGCTTTTAAATGTGTCAAAACCTGCTATTACCCGTGCGTTAGATCGCCTGGGAGAATTAGATTTAGCGCGTCGTAAAACAGATCCTCTCGATCGCCGTTCAGTCCTTGTGCAGCGCACGTTAAAAGGGGCAGCATATTTGCGCGAACTAGGGCATATTATGAATGAGGCTGCTGAGGGAAAACTGTCTTTTGAGGAAGAAAAAACGGTTAAGTTACAAAATGTAACGGCTTTTCGTTCTTTAAAAGTTGGCTAA
- a CDS encoding DegT/DnrJ/EryC1/StrS family aminotransferase, producing MSGSVPFLNLSAQRTRINSLLKPRLDRVFEHCQFVLGPEVQEFEQRLSHYCHARHAIAVSSGTDALLAVLMGEDIGPDMAVFLPSFTYTATAEVVLLLGATPIFVDVDPETFQIDIASLKKRYNTVLSLKKLVPKVIIAVDLFGQPAPWDELKEFAASRKLTLIADCAQSFGAVYKNRKLGCEALATTLSFFPSKPLGGYGDGGAILTNDDEKAALYRSLRSHGEGKERYNVQRIGLNARLDTLQAAILLTKLDVFEQELQKREEIARYYDKHLPLNITPPQRVPYSKSAWAIYCVTLESREKRDSLRQTLTDNNIGSAIYYPKPLHFQPAYKKYHDGTALPVSESKGGYVLALPIYPDLKDDERSQVIKVIKKWAKDNS from the coding sequence ATGTCTGGGTCTGTTCCGTTTTTAAACCTATCTGCACAACGGACCCGCATAAACTCTTTGCTAAAACCCAGACTTGACCGTGTTTTTGAGCATTGCCAGTTTGTATTAGGGCCAGAAGTTCAGGAATTTGAGCAAAGGCTTTCTCATTATTGTCATGCTCGACATGCTATTGCGGTTTCCTCGGGGACCGATGCTCTTTTAGCTGTGTTAATGGGTGAAGATATTGGCCCAGATATGGCAGTTTTTTTGCCATCTTTTACTTATACGGCTACGGCTGAGGTCGTTCTATTACTTGGGGCAACACCAATTTTTGTAGATGTTGATCCTGAGACATTCCAAATTGATATAGCCTCTTTAAAAAAACGCTATAATACCGTTCTATCCCTAAAAAAATTAGTGCCCAAGGTCATCATAGCTGTAGATTTATTTGGCCAACCAGCACCTTGGGACGAGTTGAAAGAATTTGCAGCGTCAAGAAAATTAACGCTTATTGCCGATTGTGCTCAGTCTTTTGGGGCAGTCTATAAAAATAGAAAATTAGGGTGTGAAGCTCTGGCAACAACGCTTTCTTTCTTTCCATCAAAACCTTTAGGCGGTTATGGAGATGGGGGCGCTATTCTCACTAATGATGACGAAAAGGCAGCTCTTTATCGTTCTTTAAGATCTCATGGAGAAGGAAAAGAGCGCTATAATGTGCAGCGAATTGGTTTGAATGCCCGCTTAGATACGCTGCAAGCCGCCATTTTGCTTACGAAATTAGACGTATTTGAGCAAGAATTGCAAAAGCGGGAAGAAATTGCGCGCTATTATGACAAACATCTTCCACTAAATATTACACCACCTCAACGTGTTCCTTACAGTAAAAGTGCGTGGGCAATTTATTGTGTGACCTTGGAATCTCGCGAAAAGCGTGATTCTTTGAGACAAACCCTTACAGACAATAATATAGGTTCAGCTATTTATTATCCAAAGCCGCTTCATTTTCAGCCGGCTTATAAAAAATACCATGATGGCACAGCTTTGCCCGTTTCTGAGTCTAAAGGGGGGTATGTACTTGCTTTACCTATCTATCCCGATCTTAAAGATGATGAGCGTAGTCAGGTTATAAAAGTAATTAAGAAATGGGCGAAAGATAATTCATGA
- a CDS encoding AI-2E family transporter, with protein MAFFFYRSPPPEQETPSRALGQLVTIFRFITVLTLIIVALWLVGDVITVLFAATLLAIVLHGLARLLRKHLRFIPYTAAVSIVVMIIIALLTALIWSNGPAIGDQFLSLKSALITQSGDLKEHLSHTTLGKIILDHLPASIGGNDNNNPLGSLGFGLAGSVTGLLSSAFGLLGTLFVVLIAAFYFAISPSIYINGFLRFVPPAQREATRTLLFSAGTTLWAWTAGQALDMFVVGCFSWLGLSLIGVPLALALGVVAGLCNFIPYIGAIMGAIPALLISLSVSTKEALFVAILYSVIQFLEGNVLAPFIQRRAVHMPPALAVLSQTVFGSILGVPGLVLASPITAALLAVFDKAMPPLEDGERTRIAVSEVNKEELEAQKKEQDRKKEDKEDDKS; from the coding sequence ATGGCTTTTTTCTTTTACCGCTCTCCCCCTCCGGAACAAGAAACCCCTTCGCGCGCTTTAGGGCAACTAGTCACAATTTTTCGTTTTATAACAGTGCTAACCCTCATTATAGTCGCTTTATGGCTTGTGGGAGACGTTATCACTGTCTTATTTGCTGCAACCTTATTAGCTATTGTGCTGCACGGCTTGGCACGACTTTTACGCAAGCATTTACGATTCATACCCTATACTGCTGCCGTTAGTATTGTCGTAATGATTATTATTGCTCTACTGACAGCCCTCATCTGGAGCAATGGCCCGGCTATTGGAGATCAGTTTTTAAGCTTGAAATCAGCGCTTATAACGCAATCTGGAGATCTGAAAGAGCATTTATCTCATACGACATTAGGTAAAATTATTCTTGATCATCTTCCCGCCTCTATAGGAGGGAACGACAATAATAACCCTCTGGGTAGTTTAGGTTTTGGTCTGGCTGGTTCGGTAACTGGTCTTTTGAGCAGTGCTTTTGGGTTGCTAGGCACGCTCTTTGTTGTCCTGATTGCGGCATTTTATTTTGCCATCTCTCCTTCTATTTACATTAATGGCTTTTTACGATTTGTACCTCCAGCACAACGTGAAGCCACAAGAACACTTCTTTTTTCTGCCGGAACCACCTTATGGGCTTGGACGGCTGGACAAGCACTTGATATGTTTGTTGTTGGGTGTTTTTCCTGGCTGGGTCTTTCTTTAATTGGTGTCCCTTTAGCTCTCGCTTTGGGCGTTGTTGCAGGATTATGTAACTTCATCCCTTATATTGGCGCCATTATGGGCGCCATACCTGCCTTACTGATCAGTCTTTCAGTTAGTACGAAAGAAGCTCTTTTTGTCGCAATTTTATATAGCGTGATTCAATTTTTAGAAGGCAATGTACTCGCGCCCTTCATCCAACGTAGAGCTGTTCACATGCCGCCAGCTCTGGCCGTTTTGTCCCAAACGGTTTTTGGTTCAATTCTAGGTGTTCCGGGACTGGTTCTAGCTTCACCCATCACAGCAGCCTTACTCGCTGTTTTTGACAAAGCCATGCCCCCTTTAGAAGATGGTGAACGCACACGAATTGCCGTTTCAGAAGTGAATAAAGAAGAACTTGAAGCTCAGAAAAAAGAACAGGATCGGAAAAAAGAAGATAAAGAGGATGACAAATCCTAA
- a CDS encoding ABC-F family ATP-binding cassette domain-containing protein codes for MSLLVINNLTLRIAGRPLLEGASLNIDPGRKVGLVGRNGVGKSTLLAAIAGDIAPDDGTITLSNRATMGRVKQETPSGDQSLLETVLASDEERTALLHQAETIHNPHDLAEIHERLLAIDAYTAPTRASIILAGLGFSQEAQQRAVSDFSGGWRMRVALASALFLAPDLLLLDEPTNHLDIEATLWLENWLIKYPGAVLMVSHDRSLLDNTVQAIAHLDQGKLSLTPGGYDRFIQIKTEQALQQNRAAEKISQQRAKMESFVARFRAKATKARQAQARLKALAKLPQIESVIEATPTTFSFPEPQILPPPMIRLENVAVGYDGKAILSNLNLRLDMQDRIALLGQNGHGKSTFAKLLAGRLEPLKGDFAANPRLKVGYFAQHQSEELIAQNSPIDHMAHALPKATQTEIRAQLARFGLDSERAETAVGSLSGGEKARLVLALATRHAPHLLLLDEPTNHLDLDARDALIRALCEFEGAVILISHDSYLVESVADDLWIAENGTITPFQGDMGDYKNWLENRARRAQTESSPNTVKKISDNAQKRVTQKEKTKLLAPIRRKIKEAESRITKLTEAKKRLEEKLASPSLYVSGKNDDIVNLNSELAQITDKLEQTELEWFEAQDELEKSDN; via the coding sequence TTGAGCCTTCTTGTTATCAATAATCTCACACTCCGCATTGCTGGACGCCCCCTTCTTGAAGGAGCCTCACTCAATATTGATCCTGGACGCAAAGTTGGCTTGGTCGGACGCAATGGCGTAGGAAAATCGACTCTTTTAGCGGCTATAGCGGGAGATATTGCTCCTGATGATGGAACAATTACCCTTTCTAACCGCGCAACTATGGGGCGCGTCAAACAAGAAACCCCTTCAGGAGATCAATCCCTCCTTGAAACAGTATTAGCAAGTGATGAAGAGCGCACCGCTCTTCTTCATCAAGCAGAGACGATTCATAATCCTCATGACCTGGCAGAGATTCATGAACGTCTTCTTGCTATTGATGCTTATACAGCACCAACACGCGCCAGTATCATTCTGGCAGGGTTAGGCTTTAGCCAGGAAGCCCAACAGCGAGCCGTCTCTGACTTTTCTGGTGGGTGGCGCATGCGTGTTGCTCTGGCAAGTGCATTATTTCTGGCTCCAGACTTACTTTTACTTGATGAGCCTACAAATCACCTTGATATTGAAGCAACACTCTGGCTTGAAAACTGGCTTATAAAATATCCTGGCGCCGTCCTTATGGTAAGTCACGATCGGTCTTTGCTTGATAATACCGTGCAGGCCATTGCTCATCTTGATCAGGGAAAGCTTTCTCTCACACCGGGTGGGTATGACCGATTTATACAAATAAAAACTGAACAGGCTTTACAGCAGAATCGAGCGGCAGAAAAAATTTCTCAGCAACGCGCTAAAATGGAATCATTTGTAGCGCGCTTTAGGGCCAAGGCGACAAAAGCACGGCAAGCTCAGGCACGCCTCAAAGCTCTGGCAAAACTACCTCAAATTGAGTCCGTTATAGAGGCAACGCCTACCACTTTTTCGTTCCCTGAACCTCAAATTTTGCCACCTCCCATGATTAGGCTAGAAAATGTTGCAGTGGGCTATGACGGAAAAGCCATTTTAAGCAATCTTAACCTACGGCTTGATATGCAGGACCGCATTGCTCTTTTGGGGCAAAATGGGCATGGAAAATCAACATTTGCCAAGCTTTTAGCAGGAAGATTAGAGCCACTTAAAGGTGACTTTGCTGCTAATCCCCGCCTTAAAGTAGGGTATTTTGCACAGCATCAAAGTGAAGAATTGATCGCTCAAAATAGTCCCATTGACCATATGGCTCACGCTCTGCCCAAAGCGACACAAACAGAGATCAGGGCACAGCTTGCTCGCTTTGGTTTGGATTCAGAACGCGCAGAAACAGCTGTGGGCAGCCTTTCAGGAGGTGAGAAAGCGCGCCTTGTTTTGGCATTGGCCACACGCCACGCCCCTCACTTACTTTTGTTAGACGAACCGACCAACCATTTGGATCTTGATGCACGTGACGCTTTAATCCGCGCTTTGTGCGAATTTGAAGGGGCTGTCATTCTCATCAGCCATGATAGCTATCTGGTTGAATCTGTAGCTGATGATTTATGGATTGCCGAAAACGGGACCATAACTCCGTTTCAAGGAGATATGGGGGACTATAAAAACTGGCTAGAAAACAGAGCACGCCGTGCACAAACGGAATCTTCACCAAATACGGTTAAAAAGATCTCGGATAATGCTCAAAAAAGAGTGACACAAAAAGAGAAAACTAAATTACTGGCACCAATAAGACGTAAGATTAAAGAGGCCGAAAGCCGTATAACAAAACTCACAGAAGCGAAAAAAAGACTTGAAGAAAAACTCGCCTCACCCTCACTATATGTTTCAGGCAAAAATGATGACATAGTCAATTTGAATAGCGAGTTAGCTCAAATCACGGACAAATTAGAACAAACCGAACTTGAATGGTTTGAAGCACAAGATGAACTTGAAAAGAGCGATAATTAA
- the ndk gene encoding nucleoside-diphosphate kinase: MALERTLSIIKPDATERNLTGKINAVFEDAGLRIVAQKRIQLSEKEAGAFYEVHKERPFFGELVSFMISAPVIVQVLEGDNAVARHREVMGATNPAEAAEGTVRKLFAKSIGENSVHGSDSLENAKREISFFFAETEILP, from the coding sequence ATGGCCTTAGAACGTACACTTTCTATTATTAAGCCTGACGCTACTGAGCGTAATTTAACAGGTAAAATTAATGCCGTTTTCGAGGATGCAGGTTTACGCATCGTTGCTCAAAAACGTATTCAGCTTTCAGAAAAAGAGGCAGGTGCTTTTTACGAAGTGCATAAAGAACGCCCTTTCTTCGGTGAGCTAGTTTCTTTCATGATTTCGGCACCTGTTATTGTGCAGGTTCTCGAAGGTGACAACGCTGTTGCTCGTCATCGCGAAGTTATGGGCGCTACAAATCCTGCCGAAGCAGCAGAGGGAACAGTGCGTAAACTCTTTGCAAAAAGCATTGGCGAAAATTCAGTTCACGGTTCAGATAGCCTAGAAAATGCTAAACGTGAAATCAGCTTCTTCTTTGCTGAAACTGAAATTCTTCCATAA
- the purN gene encoding phosphoribosylglycinamide formyltransferase, producing MMANIVEKTPIAILISGRGSNMMALLEACAQPDYPARVALVLSNKPDAPGLDIARKFGIETSFVDHKSYGRDREAHERDINQILEKTGVKIVCLAGYMRVLTPYLVTKWSGRMLNIHPSLLPAFPGLHTHEAALKAGVKEHGCTIHLVTPGVDEGPILAQAKVPVFENDTADDLAQRVLVQEHRLYPETLARFITEKRS from the coding sequence ATGATGGCAAACATTGTTGAAAAAACCCCGATTGCTATTTTAATTAGCGGTCGGGGCAGTAACATGATGGCCCTGCTTGAGGCATGTGCTCAGCCTGACTACCCAGCGCGCGTTGCTTTGGTATTGAGCAATAAACCCGATGCCCCTGGCTTAGATATCGCCCGTAAATTTGGGATTGAGACATCTTTTGTCGATCACAAATCCTATGGACGCGACCGTGAAGCTCACGAAAGAGACATTAACCAGATTTTGGAAAAAACGGGCGTTAAAATAGTTTGTCTCGCTGGTTATATGCGTGTTTTAACGCCTTACCTTGTGACAAAATGGTCTGGCCGCATGCTTAATATCCACCCTAGTTTACTCCCAGCCTTTCCCGGGCTTCATACTCATGAAGCTGCTTTAAAAGCTGGCGTTAAAGAACATGGCTGCACAATTCACTTAGTCACGCCGGGTGTGGATGAAGGCCCAATACTCGCACAGGCCAAAGTACCTGTTTTTGAAAATGACACAGCCGACGATTTAGCCCAACGCGTTCTTGTGCAAGAACACCGTCTTTATCCCGAAACTTTGGCTCGTTTCATTACTGAAAAACGCTCATAA